One genomic window of Inquilinus sp. KBS0705 includes the following:
- a CDS encoding TolC family protein, giving the protein MTTSNIPPKPYLTKTTAAAGIIILLLSLIFTATVNAQDRAITLDEALKLGLDNSKTLKLSQSKIDQAVSQYNQAKDQALPTGSASLGYNRAQIPANKLNVGQEALTLPTSANAYLGTISLNQTIFAGNKLKYARESTNLLTQVARLDAVNDRDEISYNIINAYYNLYKVLQSKKVVEQNLATIDAQIKQAQRFFDQGLVTKNDVLRFQLQRSNIELNGIDLENNRRIINYNMNVLLGLPEDTQLTIAQIVEADRSPAPLAAYLDTAMANRVELRQLDLRTQVAETNIKSIKANTTPTLSASGSAYYVGISGNPIPKSGNYITPISLGVTAAWNFGSLWTNKNKVKEAQIQREQVIISKGITTDNVKNEVNQSYQNYKMAVDKITLLQTSIAQAQENNRILESKYRSNISSATDRADAQTLLYQAEINLELAKADAGLAYYTLLKSTGKLNK; this is encoded by the coding sequence ATGACAACAAGTAACATACCTCCCAAACCTTACCTTACAAAAACAACGGCCGCAGCCGGTATTATTATACTGCTGCTATCGCTGATTTTTACTGCTACCGTGAACGCGCAGGACAGAGCTATTACCCTTGACGAAGCCCTTAAGCTTGGTTTAGATAACAGCAAAACCCTTAAGCTGTCACAATCTAAGATCGATCAGGCTGTATCGCAATACAACCAGGCAAAAGACCAGGCCTTGCCAACAGGCAGCGCCAGCCTTGGCTACAACCGCGCGCAGATACCCGCTAACAAGTTAAACGTAGGCCAGGAAGCGCTAACCCTGCCTACCAGCGCTAACGCTTACCTGGGTACTATATCGTTAAACCAAACCATATTTGCAGGCAACAAGTTAAAGTATGCCCGCGAGTCTACCAACCTGCTTACCCAGGTGGCCCGCTTAGATGCCGTTAACGATCGCGACGAGATTAGCTACAACATTATTAACGCTTATTACAACCTGTACAAAGTGCTGCAAAGCAAAAAGGTTGTCGAGCAAAATTTGGCTACCATTGATGCCCAAATAAAACAAGCGCAACGCTTTTTTGACCAGGGCCTGGTTACCAAAAACGATGTACTCCGTTTCCAGCTGCAACGCTCTAATATCGAGCTAAACGGCATCGACCTGGAAAACAACCGCCGCATCATCAACTATAACATGAATGTTTTGTTGGGCCTGCCCGAAGATACGCAGTTAACCATAGCACAAATTGTTGAAGCCGACAGAAGCCCTGCGCCTTTAGCCGCTTACCTTGATACCGCAATGGCTAACCGTGTAGAACTTAGGCAGCTTGACTTGCGCACACAGGTTGCCGAAACCAATATTAAAAGCATAAAGGCTAATACAACGCCTACGCTATCGGCATCGGGCAGTGCATACTATGTAGGTATATCGGGTAACCCTATACCAAAAAGCGGTAACTACATTACACCTATATCATTAGGCGTAACCGCTGCCTGGAACTTCGGCTCGCTTTGGACCAACAAAAACAAAGTGAAAGAAGCACAGATACAGCGCGAGCAGGTGATCATCAGCAAAGGTATCACTACCGATAATGTGAAGAATGAGGTGAACCAAAGCTACCAAAATTACAAAATGGCGGTAGATAAGATAACGCTGCTGCAAACATCAATTGCACAGGCGCAAGAAAACAACCGCATACTGGAATCGAAATACCGTAGCAATATATCATCGGCTACCGACAGGGCCGATGCGCAAACCCTGCTTTACCAGGCCGAAATAAACCTGGAACTGGCTAAAGCCGATGCAGGATTAGCCTACTATACCTTATTAAAATCAACTGGAAAACTTAACAAATAA
- a CDS encoding TetR/AcrR family transcriptional regulator, which produces MEKEKIDKKDHILDVAERVFAELGYDGASTRQISGEANVNMAMLNYYFGSKEGLFLAIFERRITAFQKALADIGNEDGATSWQKLDKYIDSYVNKVVNNNCFHIMLHREISKSKKTELTDQITSIVMKNVKVFQGIIAEGVKNGEFNKDADQEMLVATMFGTKNYIVNTPHISSRILGFDVMDDNNQQNLLKPRLKTYMKNLLTAYLQKENDNK; this is translated from the coding sequence ATGGAAAAAGAGAAGATAGATAAAAAGGATCATATCCTTGATGTAGCAGAAAGAGTTTTTGCTGAATTAGGATATGACGGAGCATCAACCCGCCAGATATCGGGCGAGGCTAATGTAAACATGGCCATGCTTAATTATTACTTCGGTTCAAAAGAAGGGCTTTTCCTGGCCATATTCGAGCGACGGATAACCGCTTTTCAAAAGGCCCTGGCCGATATAGGCAACGAAGACGGAGCAACATCATGGCAAAAGCTGGATAAGTATATAGATAGCTACGTGAACAAAGTGGTTAACAATAACTGTTTCCACATTATGCTGCACCGCGAGATATCTAAATCAAAAAAGACCGAATTGACCGACCAGATAACCAGCATTGTTATGAAAAACGTGAAGGTTTTTCAAGGCATTATAGCCGAAGGGGTTAAAAACGGTGAGTTTAATAAGGATGCCGACCAGGAAATGTTGGTGGCTACCATGTTTGGCACCAAAAATTATATTGTTAACACCCCGCATATATCATCGCGCATACTTGGTTTTGATGTGATGGACGATAACAACCAGCAAAATCTACTTAAGCCACGCTTAAAAACATATATGAAAAACCTGCTAACAGCTTATTTACAGAAAGAAAATGACAACAAGTAA
- a CDS encoding DHA2 family efflux MFS transporter permease subunit, giving the protein MAETGFKKWIITITVIMASLLELIDTTIVNVAIPHIQGNLGATLEDIAWVVTGYAVANVIILPMSGWLGGRFGRKNYFLTSIIVFTIASFLCGNATSLDELVVFRILQGIAGGGLISTGQTILIETWPREQIGTATALFGLGAVVGPTVGPTIGGWITENYSWPWIFYVNLPVGALAAFLAYTFINETPKEAKKPIDWWGIGLLAVAVGSLQTILEKGESEDWFAKTYILVLTITAILGTILFIWRELSTDHPIVNFAIMRHRSFAVGMFTSFILGFGLYGSVFVFPVFCQNLLGFNAQQTGQLLFPGGLCTIFMMPFIGKMLNKGIPAQFMATAGMFLFFVFTWMLSNSTLATGEKDVLIPLLIRGVGMALLFVPLTTLAMADLKGPEIGQGSGLNNMMRQLGGSFGIAALTTIIHIRQGFHRSTLIEHVNPYNPAFTERFNQYLHAFMAKGKSISDATQMAYGAIEGVVIRQTMLLTYDDAYWISGLVMLFSIPLLYLQPFRKNMKAVTDAH; this is encoded by the coding sequence ATGGCTGAAACTGGCTTTAAAAAATGGATCATTACCATTACGGTAATTATGGCATCGCTGCTTGAGCTGATAGATACCACCATTGTAAACGTAGCTATACCGCACATACAGGGTAACCTGGGCGCCACATTAGAGGATATTGCCTGGGTGGTTACCGGTTACGCCGTGGCAAACGTTATCATCCTGCCTATGTCGGGCTGGCTTGGGGGGCGCTTTGGCCGTAAAAACTATTTCCTTACTTCAATTATCGTATTTACCATTGCATCGTTTTTATGCGGTAATGCCACCTCGCTTGATGAGTTGGTAGTTTTTCGTATACTACAGGGTATTGCTGGCGGTGGTTTAATATCTACCGGCCAAACCATCCTGATAGAAACCTGGCCTCGTGAACAAATTGGTACTGCCACCGCTTTATTTGGCTTAGGCGCGGTAGTAGGCCCAACTGTAGGCCCAACCATTGGCGGCTGGATAACCGAAAATTACTCGTGGCCATGGATATTTTATGTGAATTTGCCGGTAGGCGCACTTGCCGCGTTCCTGGCGTATACCTTTATTAACGAAACGCCCAAAGAAGCTAAGAAACCCATAGACTGGTGGGGCATTGGCTTGCTGGCAGTAGCGGTAGGCAGTTTGCAAACCATACTTGAAAAAGGCGAGTCGGAAGACTGGTTTGCTAAAACCTATATATTGGTATTAACCATTACCGCTATACTGGGTACTATATTATTTATATGGCGTGAGCTAAGTACCGACCACCCCATTGTAAACTTTGCCATTATGCGGCACCGCAGCTTTGCTGTAGGTATGTTTACCTCCTTCATCCTCGGGTTTGGGTTGTATGGCTCGGTGTTCGTGTTCCCGGTATTTTGTCAAAACCTGTTGGGCTTTAACGCGCAGCAAACCGGGCAACTATTATTCCCGGGTGGTTTGTGTACCATATTTATGATGCCGTTTATAGGTAAAATGCTCAATAAGGGTATCCCTGCGCAGTTTATGGCTACAGCGGGTATGTTCCTGTTCTTTGTGTTTACCTGGATGCTAAGCAACTCTACCCTGGCAACAGGCGAAAAGGATGTGCTGATACCCCTGTTAATTCGTGGTGTAGGTATGGCTTTATTATTTGTGCCATTAACCACATTGGCCATGGCCGACCTGAAAGGGCCGGAAATTGGACAAGGATCGGGTTTAAATAACATGATGCGCCAATTAGGCGGTTCGTTTGGTATAGCCGCCTTAACTACCATTATACACATACGCCAGGGCTTTCACCGCAGCACGCTTATAGAGCATGTTAACCCTTATAACCCTGCGTTTACTGAAAGGTTTAACCAGTACCTGCATGCTTTTATGGCCAAGGGCAAATCCATTTCTGATGCTACCCAGATGGCCTATGGCGCAATTGAAGGTGTTGTTATAAGGCAAACCATGTTGCTTACCTACGATGATGCCTACTGGATATCGGGGTTGGTGATGCTATTTTCGATACCGTTGTTATACCTGCAGCCTTTCCGTAAAAACATGAAGGCTGTTACCGACGCCCACTAA
- a CDS encoding HlyD family secretion protein — protein sequence MATQETETKKKPNRVLPIILGIILVGGIIFGVKEYIYFSKHVDTDDAQIDGDISPVVARVGGYVDSIMFEENTHVEKNQLLVKIDDRDYKVKLEQAQAAQVGASAGINVGQSQIYATAANSSSAKADVASASARLDKVRKDYDRYANLVKDGSVTRQQFDQAKADLEVAQANYNAARDKYKAAMEQVGTTRSQLKVTNTGVSQKQVDVDYAKLQLSYTNVKSPASGIVAKKNVQVGQLVQAGQTLFSVVNDNSIYVTANFKETQLNKIRNGQKVDLKVDAYPNLKVEGTVYNFSPATGAKFSLLPPDNATGNFVKVVQRVPVKIKITGSKEELAKLRPGMSVDVSVITKD from the coding sequence ATGGCAACACAAGAAACAGAAACCAAAAAGAAACCAAATAGAGTTCTCCCGATCATCCTGGGGATCATCCTGGTGGGCGGTATTATTTTTGGTGTAAAAGAATATATATACTTCAGCAAGCACGTTGACACCGACGACGCGCAAATTGACGGCGATATAAGCCCTGTTGTAGCACGCGTTGGCGGCTATGTAGACAGCATTATGTTTGAAGAGAACACCCACGTTGAAAAAAACCAGCTACTGGTTAAAATAGACGACCGCGACTATAAAGTAAAGTTAGAGCAGGCACAAGCCGCCCAAGTTGGTGCAAGTGCAGGCATTAACGTTGGCCAATCGCAGATATATGCTACTGCTGCCAACTCGTCGAGCGCTAAGGCAGATGTTGCTTCGGCATCGGCACGTTTAGATAAGGTGCGTAAAGATTACGATCGTTATGCCAACCTGGTTAAAGACGGATCGGTAACCCGCCAGCAATTTGACCAGGCCAAAGCCGACCTGGAAGTGGCACAAGCCAACTACAACGCTGCCCGCGATAAATATAAAGCAGCAATGGAGCAGGTGGGTACTACCCGCAGCCAGTTAAAGGTTACCAATACCGGCGTTAGCCAAAAGCAGGTTGATGTTGATTATGCAAAACTACAGTTAAGCTATACCAACGTTAAATCGCCGGCAAGCGGTATTGTTGCCAAAAAGAATGTACAGGTGGGTCAATTGGTACAAGCCGGCCAAACATTGTTTTCGGTAGTTAATGATAACAGCATTTATGTTACCGCCAACTTTAAAGAAACACAGTTAAACAAAATACGCAACGGCCAAAAGGTAGACCTTAAGGTAGATGCATACCCTAACCTTAAAGTTGAAGGTACGGTATATAACTTTTCGCCGGCTACAGGCGCTAAATTTTCGTTACTGCCGCCAGATAACGCTACCGGTAACTTTGTTAAAGTGGTACAACGTGTACCTGTTAAAATTAAAATTACAGGTAGTAAAGAAGAACTTGCGAAACTGCGCCCGGGTATGAGCGTTGATGTTTCGGTAATTACAAAAGACTAA